The following proteins are encoded in a genomic region of Haloarcula marina:
- a CDS encoding adenosylhomocysteinase, protein MTTPISERLDDVESARESGRRKMDWAAQHMPICAALREDFEADQPFAGERIGMAMHVEAKTAILAELLAEGGAEVAITGCNPLSTHDDVSAALDAVDGVTSYAERGVDDEEYYEAIEAVIAHEPTITVDDGMDLVAAIHEDYPELIDSIVGGAEETTTGVHRLRAMDEDGQLEYPVFAVNDTPMKRLFDNVHGTGESSLASIAMTTNLSWAGKTVVVAGYGHCGKGVAKKASGQNADVVVTEVEPRRALEAHMEGYDVLPMAEAAAEGDVFITTTGNRDVIVEEHFEAMQDGVLLANAGHFDVEVDLDALSDLAVDTYEARDGVQAYEMADGRRLNVLAEGRLVNLATPIALGHPVEVMDQSFGIQAVCVREMVENGDAYDAGVHDVPDRLDKEVAEIKLAAEGVEFDSLTDEQAEYMDSWQHGT, encoded by the coding sequence ATGACCACGCCCATTTCGGAGCGACTCGACGACGTAGAGTCGGCCCGCGAGTCGGGTCGGCGGAAGATGGACTGGGCAGCACAGCACATGCCCATCTGCGCCGCCCTGCGCGAAGACTTCGAGGCAGACCAGCCCTTCGCTGGGGAGCGCATCGGCATGGCGATGCACGTCGAAGCGAAGACGGCGATTCTCGCGGAACTGCTCGCCGAAGGCGGCGCGGAAGTCGCCATCACCGGCTGTAACCCGCTCAGCACGCACGACGACGTGAGCGCCGCACTCGACGCCGTCGACGGCGTCACCTCCTACGCCGAACGCGGCGTCGACGACGAGGAGTACTACGAGGCCATCGAGGCCGTCATCGCCCACGAACCGACGATTACGGTCGACGACGGGATGGACCTCGTCGCCGCCATCCACGAGGACTACCCCGAACTCATCGACAGCATCGTCGGCGGGGCGGAGGAGACGACGACCGGCGTCCACCGCCTGCGCGCGATGGACGAGGACGGCCAGTTGGAGTACCCCGTCTTCGCCGTCAACGACACGCCGATGAAGCGCCTGTTCGACAACGTCCACGGCACGGGCGAGTCCTCGCTGGCCTCCATCGCCATGACGACGAACCTCTCGTGGGCCGGGAAAACGGTCGTCGTCGCCGGGTACGGCCACTGCGGGAAAGGCGTCGCGAAGAAGGCCAGCGGCCAGAACGCCGACGTGGTCGTCACGGAAGTCGAACCCCGCCGGGCCTTAGAGGCCCACATGGAAGGCTACGACGTGCTTCCGATGGCCGAGGCGGCCGCGGAGGGCGACGTGTTCATCACGACCACCGGCAACCGCGACGTCATCGTCGAGGAGCACTTCGAGGCGATGCAGGACGGCGTCTTACTCGCCAACGCGGGCCACTTCGACGTGGAAGTCGACCTCGACGCGCTCTCGGACCTCGCCGTCGACACCTACGAGGCCCGCGACGGCGTCCAGGCCTACGAGATGGCCGACGGCCGACGGCTGAACGTCCTCGCGGAGGGCCGCCTCGTCAACCTCGCGACCCCCATCGCGCTCGGCCACCCGGTCGAGGTGATGGACCAGAGCTTCGGGATTCAGGCCGTCTGCGTCCGTGAGATGGTCGAGAACGGCGACGCCTACGACGCGGGCGTCCACGACGTGCCCGACCGACTGGACAAGGAAGTCGCGGAAATCAAGTTGGCCGCCGAGGGCGTCGAGTTCGACTCCCTGACCGACGAGCAGGCCGAGTACATGGACTCCTGGCAGCACGGGACGTAG